A single window of Carassius auratus strain Wakin chromosome 9, ASM336829v1, whole genome shotgun sequence DNA harbors:
- the LOC113109300 gene encoding Bardet-Biedl syndrome 5 protein homolog: protein MASVFDVLWEDRDVRFDITPQQMKTRPGEALIDCLDSIEDTKGNNGDRGRLLVTNLRIIWHSLALPRVNLSVGYNCIINITTRTANSKLRGQTEALYILTKSNNTRFEFIFTNVVPGSPRLFTSVIAVHRAYETSKMYRDLKLRGALIQNKQLRLLPQEQVYDKINGVWNLSSDQGNLGTFFITNVRIVWHANMNESFNVSIPYLQIRSIRIRDSKFGHALVIESSQQTGGYVLGFKIDPTDKLQDAVKEINSLHKVYSANPIFGVEYEMEEKPQPLEELTVDQPPDDVEIEPDEHTDAFTAYFADGNKQHDREPVFSEELGLAIEKLKDGFTLQGLWEVMG, encoded by the exons ATGGCGTCGGTGTTTGACGTTCTCTGGGAGGACAGAGACGTGAGATTTGACATCACTCCGCA ACAGATGAAGACCAGACCAGGCGAAGCGCTCATCGACTGCCTGGATTCAATCGAGGACACAAAGGGAAATAATGGTGACAGAG GAAGACTCCTGGTGACCAATTTGAGGATAATCTGGCATTCACTGGCACTACCAAGGGTCAACTTGT ctGTGGGATACAACTGCATTATAAATATCACCACGAGGACAGCGAATTCA AAACTGAGAGGTCagactgaagcactttacatatTAACCAAATCTAATAACACTAGATTTGAGTTCATATTCACCAATGTGGTCCCAGGGAGTCCAAGACTGTTCACATCTGTCATTGCTGTTCACAG AGCTTATGAAACTTCCAAAATGTATCGAGATCTAAAGCTAAGAGGAGCTCTAATTCAGAATAAACAGCTGAGGCTTCTGCCGCAGGAGCAGGTTTATGACAAAATCAATGGAGTCTGGAACCTGTCCAGTGATCAG GGTAATCTTGGAACGTTTTTCATTACTAACGTGAGGATAGTGTGGCATGCCAACATGAACGAGAGCTTCAACGTCAGCATTCCCTATCTACAAATT CGCTCAATAAGGATTAGAGACTCTAAATTTGGACATGCTCTTGTGATTGAGAGCTCTCAACAG ACAGGAGGATATGTGCTGGGATTCAAGATCGACCCAACAGACAAGTTACAAGATGCAGTGAAGGAAATCAACTCCTTACACAAAGTGTACTCGGCAAACCCCATTTTTGGTGTGGAATATGAGATGGAAGAAAAG CCTCAGCCTCTGGAGGAGCTGACAGTAGATCAGCCGCCTGATGACGTGGAGATTGAGCCAGATGAGCACACAGACGCTTTTACC GCTTATTTTGCAGATGGAAATAAG CAACATGATCGTGAGCCGGTGTTCTCTGAAGAGCTGGGTCTGGCTATAGAGAAATTAAAAGATGGATTCACACTACAGGGACTCTGGGAAGTCATGggttaa
- the LOC113108274 gene encoding kelch-like protein 41a, with protein sequence MEPVSIKEDLRLFQSTLLQDGLKELLKENKFVDCILKAGDRCLPCHRLIMAACSPYFRELFFTEDGVEKKDSSREVVLENVDPTIMDMIVNYLYSADIEITDENVQDVFAVANRFQIPSVFTICVNYLQNKLSLANCLANFRMGLVLNCPRLAIAARDFIAERFETLSTDEDFLDFDAPELFAIIGCDALNVEKEEVVFELLMRWVRKNKENRTKALGDAFDHIRFRLLPEKYFKEKVEKDDIIKADPELAMKLKAIKEAFAGKLPQDKEGENGEEGGKVLPGYLNTSKRLGMFNRDLILMVNDTAAVAYDADENECFLAAMAEQIPRNHVSITSKKNLLYVLGGLFVDEDKESPLQCYFFQLDTHSPNWIALPPMPSPRCLFAVGEFENLLFAVAGKDLQSEESLDSVLCYDVDKMKWQETKKLPLRIHGHSVISQNGLVYCIGGKTDENKTINKMFAYNHKKSEWKELAAMKTPRSMFGAVVHKGKIIVVGGVNEDGLLSSSEAYDFGTNKWEPFSEFMQERSSVNLVSAAGVLYAVGGFAVQENEDKQCVPSEITDIWQYEEDKKQWTGMIREMRYAAGASCVTMRLNAAKMPKL encoded by the exons ATGGAGCCCGTGAGTATCAAGGAGGACCTGAGGCTCTTTCAGAGCACCCTGCTCCAGGACGGTTTGAAGGAGCTTCTGAAGGAGAACAAGTTTGTGGATTGTATTCTGAAGGCTGGAGACCGGTGTCTGCCCTGCCACAGACTCATCATGGCTGCATGCAGCCCGTATTTCCGAGAGCTGTTCTTTACTGAAGATGGTGTTGAGAAGAAAGACTCCAGCAGGGAAGTAGTGCTGGAGAACGTGGATCCCACTATTATGGACATGATTGTGAACTATCTCTATTCGGCAGACATCGAAATCACAGATGAGAATGTACAAGACGTCTTCGCAGTCGCCAACAGATTCCAAATCCCATCGGTGTTCACCATTTGCGTCAACTATCTACAAAACAAGCTTTCTTTGGCCAACTGCTTGGCCAATTTCAGAATGGGACTGGTTTTGAACTGCCCTAGACTTGCAATAGCTGCTAGGGACTTTATAGCAGAGCGTTTTGAGACTTTATCCACGGATGAGGACTTTCTTGACTTCGACGCTCCCGAGTTGTTCGCTATCATCGGGTGCGATGCTCTAAACGTGGAAAAAGAAGAGGTCGTGTTCGAGCTCTTGATGAGATGGGTCCGGAAGAACAAGGAGAACCGGACGAAAGCATTGGGAGATGCCTTCGATCACATCCGTTTCCGATTACTACCTGAGAAATACTTCAAGGAGAAGGTGGAAAAGGACGACATCATCAAGGCCGACCCTGAGCTCGCCATGAAGCTGAAGGCCATCAAAGAGGCGTTTGCTGGAAAACTTCCACAAGATAAGGAGGGCGAGAATGGCGAAGAGGGGGGAAAAGTCTTGCCTGGTTATCTCAATACCAGCAAACGGCTGGGGATGTTCAACAGGGATCTCATCCTGATGGTAAACGACACGGCGGCTGTGGCCTATGATGCTGATGAAAACGAATGCTTCCTTGCAGCCATGGCAGAGCAGATACCTCGAAATCATGTTAGCATCACGTCGAAGAAGAACCTGCTCTATGTTTTGGGAGGACTGTTTGTTGATGAAGACAAGGAATCACCACTGCAGTGCTATTTCTTCCAG CTGGACACTCATTCTCCAAACTGGATCGCCCTGCCACCGATGCCATCGCCCAGATGTCTGTTTGCCGTGGGGGAGTTTGAAAACCTCTTGTTTGCAGTTGCTGGTAAAGACCTGCAGAGCGAGGAGTCTCTGGACTCAGTGCTGTGTTATGATGTCGA TAAGATGAAGTGGCAGGAGACCAAAAAACTGCCCTTAAGAATTCACGGTCACAGTGTGATCTCACAAAACGGACTAGTTTACTGCATAGGAGGAAAGACGGATGAGAA TAAAACCATCAACAAGATGTTTGCATACAACCACAAAAAGTCCGAATGGAAAGAGCTGGCGGCCATGAAGACACCCAGGTCCATGTTTGGAGCTGTAGTCCACAAAGGAAAGATCATTGTGGTTGGAGGGGTCAATGAAGACGGCCTTTTATCCTCTAGTGAAGCCTATGACTTTGGGACGAACAA ATGGGAGCCGTTCTCTGAGTTTATGCAGGAGAGAAGTTCTGTGAATTTGGTCAGTGCTGCTGGTGTCCTGTATGCTGTGGGCGGCTTCGCGGTGCAGGAGAACGAGGACAAACAGTGTGtcccatcagaaatcactgacaTCTGGCA GTATGAGGAGGACAAGAAACAGTGGACTGGAATGATACGAGAGATGCGATACGCTGCCGGCGCCTCCTGCGTTACTATGAGATTAAACGCAGCAAAAATGCCTAAACTTTAA
- the LOC113108275 gene encoding coiled-coil domain-containing protein 173-like produces the protein MATTSITTGVVQNVRRNGSSQRGVSSEVEKMEADLRQMVVLSKSEWQRVQDSVNGVNQRNRSEIAAAQEREALHMRSREQVKHWTNTIAGQRQKKLEAKKFREAIEEEERKQIDIEEAKYQAQIRKEAIEKAKAQQYYQTDRVKGFHSALLLAEVLKEREAQVELKRMKQNARRDIDTDILAEIASREEQDIQHEQQKAIQRKQEQLATAESVKQQIKDHELKKEQERQEVKREAEEVERLRDLHLWEQSMNERRKQEEKRSVMKAHQDYLNNRELMKAAEAQRHEEEEEKRRQLTKHKEKVVKMRKEKQEEIFREIQRQRETIVQKLAVQKQQQINNEEEIIAKAVAEREAKQAREQREKEEKHAAMLNSITAHRQSKRKEQEQKAEEERQKALEMLNAKKEADKIFMKKQELQAQKAREEGKTLQDIYIQEMAEKHARHQRTNKEEKDFAERNTALIVEEEHQFQKYAEQVFETAGKAGRNTFPLMKAAREGIGGGLGPVFGGLRPSYLVHDESGVEMPSYVSGTTQNIKELHETPDIQQSKKRLGFTL, from the exons ATGGCAACAACCTCAATTACAACAGGTGTCGTTCAGAACGTGCGGAGGAACGGCTCGAGTCAACGAG GTGTGAGCTCGGAGGTGGAGAAAATGGAAGCGGATCTTCGTCAAATGGTCGTTTTGTCTAAATCGGAATGGCAGCGCGTGCAGGACAGTGTGAACGGAGTCAATCAACGCAACCGGAGTGAGATCGCAGCGGCGCAAGAGCGCGAGGCGCTGCACATGCGCTCAAGAGAGCAAGTCAAACACTGGACCAACACCATCGCT GGACAGCGACAAAAAAAGCTTGAGGCCAAAAAATTTCGAGAGGCGATTGAAGAAGAGGAGCGGAAACAAATTGACATAGAAGAAGCAAAATACCAGGCACAGATacggaaggaggccatcgagaaAGCAAAAGCCCAGCAGTACTACCAGACCGACAGAGTGAAAGGCTTCCAT aGTGCTCTGCTGCTGGCAGAGGTCCTGAAGGAAAGAGAGGCTCAGGTTGAACTAAAACGCATGAAGCAAAATGCCAGAAGAGACATAGACACCGATATCCTGGCCGAAATAGCTTCCAGAGAAGAACAGGACATTCAGCATGAGCAACAGAAAGCCATACAGAGGAAACAAGAACAGCTGGCCACTGCTGAGAGTGTGAAACAACA GATAAAGGATCATGAATTGAAGAAAGAGCAGGAGAGACAGGAGGTCAAGCGTGAGGCTGAAGAAGTTGAGCGACTCCGAGATCTTCATCTGTGGGAACAGTCCATGAACGAGCGCAGGAaacaagaagagaagagaagcgtGATGAAGGCTCATCAG GATTATTTGAACAACAGAGAGCTGATGAAAGCAGCAGAGGCTCAGAGgcacgaggaagaggaggagaaacgCAGGCAGCTCACCAAACATAAAGAAAAAGTCGTGAAAATGAGGAAAGAGAAGCAGGAGGAAATATTTAG AGAGATCCAGAGACAAAGAGAGACTATTGTACAGAAGTTAGCAGTACAGAAGCAGCAACAAATCAACAATGAGGAAGAGATCATTGCGAAAGCAGTCGCTGAACGTGAGGCCAAACAGGCTCGAGAACAGCgtgagaaagaagaaaaacatgcaGCCATGTTGAACTCCATCACTGCACACAGACAGTCCAAG AGGAAAGAGCAAGAACAAAAGGCAGAAGAGGAGAGACAAAAAGCCCTGGAGATGCTGAATGCAAAGAAGGAAGCAGATAAAATCTTCATGAAAAAACAAGAACTTCAAGCTCAAAAAGCTAGAGAAGAAGGAAAAACACTACAAGACATCTATATACAGGAAATG GCTGAGAAACATGCAAGGCATCAGCGTACAAATAAAGAAGAGAAGGACTTTGCTGAGAGGAACACTGCTCTCATCGTTGAGGAGGAACACCAGTTTCAGAAATACGCCGAACAGGTCTTTGAAACAGCTGGGAAGGCAGGGAGAAACACCTTCCCGCTCATGAAGGCTGCCAGAGAGGGCATCGGAGGGGGTCTGGGGCCCGTGTTTGGTGGACTTAGACCAAGTTATCTAGTCCATGATGAGTCAGGTGTTGAGATGCCCAGTTATGTGAGCGGCACCACTCAAAACATAAAAGAGCTGCACGAGACCCCTGACATTCAGCAGTCCAAGAAAAGACTAGGATTCACCTTGTAA
- the LOC113108276 gene encoding D-3-phosphoglycerate dehydrogenase-like, whose protein sequence is MAPVSVKRVLISESVDPCCKTILLENGIEVTEKQQMTKEELIAEIQNYDGLVVRSATKVTADVVNAGSNLRIIGRAGTGVDNVDVDAATKRGIIVMNTPSGNTISAAELTCALLMSLSRHIPQAVMSMKDGKWDRKKFMGAELYGKVLGIVGLGRIGKEVATRMQSFGMKTIGYDPITPSEVSAGWGVEQMSLEELWPQCDYITVHTPLMPATTGLLNDASFAKCKKGVKVVNCARGGIIDEAALLRALESGQCGGAGLDVFVEEPPKDRALVNHPNVISCPHLGASTKEAQARCGKEIALQIVDMATGKALVGAVNAQVLASSFSPDSHQWILLGESMGRVLKACTASKEPFSQVHVTSLGESLKKSTGFLSSAAVVGLLTEVPQKGPNLVNALPLAAETGITVQTEHKGNECEACVLEVSVNGSSYKAVGSVQAGLPVLLELNGSVFRQPVPLTGHLLFFKAANSTELLLSVTRVLADAGVELQSFSASTAGGGEQWCCMGISSLLGDIGALKPLVKEAAQLTV, encoded by the exons ATGGCTCCGGTATCAGTCAAACGCGTTTTAATCAGTGAAAGCGTCGATCCATGCTGCAAAACCATTCTACTGGAGAACGGCATTGAAGTGACGGAGAAGCAGCAGATGACAAAAGAAGAGCTGATCGCAGAGATTCAG AATTATGATGGTTTGGTGGTCCGATCAGCAACCAAAGTTACTGCTGATGTCGTCAATGCTGGCAGTAACTTGAGGATCATTGGACGGGCCGGAACCGGAGTAGACAACGTGGATGTGGATGCAGCGACTAAGAGAGGCATTATTGTCATGAA CACTCCGAGTGGAAACACAATCAGTGCTGCTGAGCTCACCTGTGCTCTTTTGATGAGCTTGTCTAG ACATATTCCACAAGCTGTCATGTCAATGAAGGATGGAAAATGGGATCGGAAAAAG TTCATGGGCGCAGAGCTGTATGGAAAAGTTCTTGGGATTGTAGGGCTTGGTAGAATCGGCAAAGAGGTGGCGACACGAATGCAGTCCTTTGGTATGAAG ACCATTGGTTACGACCCCATCACCCCTTCAGAGGTGTCTGCGGGCTGGGGTGTGGAGCAGATGTCTCTGGAGGAGCTGTGGCCACAGTGTGATTATATCACAGTCCACACTCCACTCATGCCCGCcaccacag GTCTCCTTAATGACGCTTCATTTGCTAAGTGTAAGAAGGGCGTGAAGGTGGTGAACTGTGCCCGTGGCGGCATCATTGATGAAGCCGCTCTCCTCCGGGCTCTTGAGTCGGGACAGTGTGGAGGAGCAGGGCTGGATGTGTTTGTGGAG GAGCCCCCAAAGGACAGGGCGCTGGTGAACCACCCCAATGTGATCAGCTGTCCTCATCTGGGAGCCAGCACTAAAGAAGCACAGGCTCGCTGTGGGAAGGAGATCGCCCTGCAGATTGTTGACATGGCCACGGGCAAAGCCTTAGTGGGAGCC GTGAACGCTCAGGTGTTGGCCAGTTCTTTCTCTCCTGACTCTCATCAGTGGATCCTGTTGGGAGAATCCATGGGCAGAGTGTTGAAGGCCTGCACTGCTTCTAAAGAACCCTTCAGTCAGGTCCATGTCACATCACTTG gGGAGTCCTTGAAGAAGTCCACTGGGTTTTTGAGCTCAGCAGCTGTAGTGGGTTTGCTCACTGAAGTTCCTCAGAAAGGCCCTAACTTGGTGAATGCACTGCCCCTAGCTGCAGAGACAGGAATTACA GTGCAGACGGAACATAAAGGCAATGAGTGTGAGGCGTGTGTGCTGGAGGTCTCTGTGAACGGCAGCAGCTATAAGGCTGTTGGCTCCGTGCAAGCCGGGCTTCCTGTGCTGCTGGAGCTGAATGGAAGTGTGTTTCGACAGCCTGTTCCTCTCACTGGACACCTGCTGTTCTTCAAAGCTGCCAACTCCACTGAGCTCCTGCTCTCCGTAACCA GAGTTTTGGCAGATGCAGGTGTGGAGCTGCAGTCCTTCAGTGCTTCTACTGCCGGCGGTGGTGAGCAGTGGTGCTGCATGGGCATATCTTCACTGCTGGGGGACATCGGTGCCCTGAAGCCCTTAGTGAAAGAGGCGGCACAGCTCACAGTCTGA